One window of the Peptacetobacter hiranonis genome contains the following:
- the tenpIN gene encoding type III toxin-antitoxin system TenpIN family toxin: MSKTVFDYEIRKLNDSFFEKYNKKEYPEIEVKKGRPYNFILFEIRYNCFVAAPFRTNIKHENSFKFEGCKRNKFGTSGIDYSKILIIEDSNYIGEVSKIDYDENSILVKNIVTIATEINDYIDDYKNHISGIKKMGKNKFRNKYKFSTLKYFHKELGI; the protein is encoded by the coding sequence ATGTCTAAAACAGTCTTTGATTATGAAATTAGAAAATTAAATGATAGTTTCTTTGAAAAATATAATAAAAAAGAATATCCTGAAATAGAAGTTAAAAAAGGTAGACCATATAATTTTATATTATTTGAAATTAGATATAATTGTTTTGTTGCAGCTCCATTTAGGACAAATATCAAACATGAAAATTCATTTAAATTTGAAGGTTGCAAAAGAAATAAATTTGGAACATCTGGAATTGACTACTCTAAAATATTAATCATAGAAGATTCAAATTATATTGGAGAGGTTTCAAAGATAGATTATGATGAGAATTCAATATTGGTAAAAAATATAGTTACAATAGCAACTGAAATCAACGACTATATAGATGATTATAAAAATCATATCTCTGGTATAAAGAAAATGGGGAAAAATAAGTTTAGAAATAAATATAAATTCTCAACTTTAAAATATTTTCATAAAGAATTAGGTATATAA
- a CDS encoding AAA family ATPase gives MLKKFEIEGFKSFENKFTLDLAKANNYDSNRETVDNSITRVYSIFGKNGSGKSNLGLALLDAMNHLTDGREKTSIAINPYLNLDRNDFAEFTYYFSFENDDIIYNYRKAAVDELIYERVYINGNIAIEYDYIEKKGCCNLKCAENLKLDLKGRGLSITKYVRNNSVLDDNEENGAFKKFYNYIENMILINSFDLNRCFGCECRGELIESYIVKSGKLKDFEYFLQSLDIKCNLESVNLDGREIILNKFKKGSMRFFETAPVGMRSLALIYYCLVSDIDESMIFVDGLDVYDCELAEKIVREMVKRKPSSQIIFTSHNTNLMTNELLCDRLLWV, from the coding sequence ATGCTAAAAAAATTCGAGATAGAAGGATTTAAAAGTTTTGAAAATAAATTTACTCTAGACTTAGCAAAAGCTAACAACTATGATTCTAATAGAGAAACAGTAGATAATAGTATTACAAGGGTATACTCAATATTTGGCAAAAATGGTTCAGGAAAGAGCAATCTTGGACTAGCACTTTTGGATGCGATGAATCACTTAACAGATGGTAGAGAAAAAACTTCAATAGCAATAAATCCATATCTAAATTTAGATAGAAATGATTTTGCTGAGTTTACATATTATTTTTCTTTTGAAAATGATGATATTATTTATAATTATAGGAAAGCAGCTGTAGATGAGTTGATTTATGAAAGAGTTTATATAAATGGCAATATAGCGATTGAGTACGATTATATAGAGAAAAAGGGATGTTGTAATTTGAAGTGTGCCGAAAATCTAAAGCTAGATTTGAAGGGGCGAGGTCTTTCAATTACAAAATATGTTAGAAATAATTCGGTACTAGATGATAATGAGGAGAATGGAGCTTTTAAGAAGTTTTACAATTATATTGAAAATATGATTTTAATCAATTCTTTTGATTTAAATAGATGTTTTGGATGTGAATGTAGAGGAGAGTTAATAGAAAGTTATATAGTTAAGAGTGGCAAGTTAAAGGATTTTGAATATTTTTTACAAAGTTTAGATATAAAATGCAACTTAGAATCAGTTAATTTAGATGGAAGAGAGATTATTTTGAATAAGTTTAAAAAAGGATCAATGAGATTTTTTGAAACTGCTCCGGTAGGAATGAGAAGTCTTGCATTGATTTATTATTGTCTAGTGAGTGATATTGATGAGAGTATGATTTTTGTAGATGGTTTAGATGTGTATGATTGTGAGTTAGCAGAGAAGATTGTGAGAGAGATGGTTAAGAGGAAGCCTAGTTCTCAGATTATATTTACTTCTCATAATACTAATCTTATGACTAATGAGTTGTTGTGTGATAGGCTTCTTTGGGTGTGA
- a CDS encoding cell wall-binding repeat-containing protein → MKKKLATVMAATMAVSGSVVSVSAATTEEQLVGSNRTDTAVKISKEGWTKAETVILVNDAAIPDALTATPLAYAKNAPILLTGKGGLTKATANEIKRLGAKDVIMIGGDAVLTSKVEEDLKALNVKTDRIKGASREETALAIAKRLDGVKDVSEIAVVNGVTGLADAVSVAAAAAEKGMPILLANPKSGLSVVEKFIKDEAIKSSFIIGGDKAVSNEIAKNLPGKQRIEGANRNDTNAKVIETFYADKNLDNLYLAKDGMENSGQLIDALAVGALASKNGAPVLIASKKLNANQVNVVNTKKIATITQVGGKGNEGAFSQLKEIEKAEVIKVKNEAELQEALKKANANDVIEIDANATISKDVTLSTNNAIEINVKGDLTGKVTVKTPNADIKNSGTIGTLVVENGKNTTVTNTSAGKIDKVEVSSSSENVKVENNGTITEVKNDGEGTKVDNEGTISKPITGTETPNVEGNKPGGSTGGGGSSSGGGSSAPTYTTGATVDGKHYATVAEAVTEANKKENSTVKIYGTNELNSQLVISKSMTIVGENNATIKPSSTFAANGDYKDNLLTITANDVSVSGITIEYSKGNGLTAYKVNGVKLNNITVKNSSKGGIIINRSTVEAENIKTSKNAWYGINVDKKDANTTKFTLSGTGTKLEEPIQIFAEKVETTNDELVDWKDNAVHKYLEIAKKEKEEVYYEKGYIYSNRVKEEFKEGAVVKSATKEVQVIGKYYKDVKKAITDSTKESTVEIYGGYTIPAGETVEVKGSVTGTIKGTDSTSKLIIGKDGSYGNLAEGVYIWNNSSWTKINDGITKGDELVNDGGKLSTSFIWSSSENIGINLVENDEKTNGLSYYKDGAYLRLQVKKGDTVVPFNAVFITADNHTEQSKCGVALKTTTIKGTKVGTPKYNDLDGSNREIADWKGEEKNGKTPGTKLDDRVKEKYIFYGVRQDSAKGTRTVGFAAGDVREIELVLNPLSNLDNGTYTVTIQLMQQNDSEADKVIGNPITYSFTKK, encoded by the coding sequence ATGAAAAAGAAATTAGCTACAGTAATGGCTGCCACTATGGCAGTTAGTGGAAGTGTTGTTTCAGTAAGTGCTGCAACAACAGAAGAACAGCTAGTTGGTTCAAATAGAACTGATACAGCAGTAAAGATAAGTAAAGAGGGATGGACAAAAGCAGAAACTGTAATACTTGTAAATGATGCAGCAATCCCAGATGCATTAACAGCAACTCCTCTTGCATACGCTAAAAATGCACCAATACTTTTAACTGGTAAAGGTGGATTAACTAAAGCAACTGCAAATGAAATAAAAAGATTAGGCGCAAAAGATGTAATAATGATAGGTGGAGATGCAGTTCTTACATCTAAAGTAGAAGAAGATCTTAAAGCATTAAATGTTAAAACTGATAGAATAAAAGGAGCTTCTAGAGAAGAAACAGCTCTTGCAATAGCTAAAAGACTTGATGGAGTAAAAGACGTATCTGAAATAGCAGTAGTAAATGGTGTGACTGGACTTGCAGATGCAGTATCTGTTGCAGCTGCAGCAGCTGAAAAAGGTATGCCAATACTTCTTGCTAATCCAAAATCAGGATTATCAGTAGTTGAAAAATTCATAAAAGATGAAGCGATAAAATCTTCATTCATAATAGGTGGAGATAAAGCAGTTTCTAATGAAATAGCTAAAAACCTACCAGGAAAACAGAGAATAGAAGGTGCTAATAGAAACGATACTAATGCAAAAGTTATAGAAACTTTCTATGCTGATAAAAACTTAGACAATCTATACTTAGCAAAAGACGGTATGGAAAATTCAGGTCAGTTAATAGATGCATTAGCAGTTGGTGCACTTGCATCTAAAAACGGAGCTCCAGTGTTAATAGCTTCTAAAAAATTAAATGCAAACCAGGTAAATGTAGTAAATACTAAGAAAATAGCTACAATAACTCAGGTTGGTGGAAAAGGTAACGAAGGTGCATTCAGCCAGCTTAAAGAAATAGAAAAAGCAGAAGTGATAAAAGTTAAAAATGAAGCAGAACTTCAGGAAGCATTAAAGAAAGCAAATGCTAACGATGTTATAGAAATAGATGCAAACGCAACTATATCTAAAGACGTGACTTTATCAACAAACAATGCAATAGAAATAAATGTAAAAGGTGATTTAACAGGAAAAGTTACAGTTAAAACTCCAAATGCAGATATCAAAAACAGCGGAACTATAGGAACTTTAGTTGTTGAAAATGGTAAAAACACAACAGTTACTAATACTTCAGCTGGTAAGATAGACAAAGTAGAAGTTAGCTCAAGCTCAGAAAATGTTAAGGTAGAAAACAACGGTACTATAACAGAAGTTAAGAATGATGGAGAAGGTACAAAAGTAGATAATGAAGGTACTATATCTAAACCAATAACTGGTACAGAAACTCCAAACGTTGAAGGAAATAAACCAGGTGGATCTACTGGTGGCGGTGGTTCTTCATCAGGTGGTGGAAGTTCAGCACCAACTTATACAACAGGAGCTACAGTAGATGGAAAACATTATGCCACAGTAGCAGAAGCAGTAACAGAAGCTAATAAAAAAGAAAATTCAACTGTAAAAATATATGGAACAAATGAATTAAATTCACAGTTAGTTATAAGTAAGAGTATGACTATAGTAGGTGAAAATAACGCTACTATAAAACCATCTAGTACATTTGCAGCTAATGGAGATTATAAAGACAATTTACTAACAATAACAGCTAATGATGTAAGTGTATCTGGAATAACTATAGAATATTCTAAAGGAAATGGATTAACAGCATATAAAGTTAATGGTGTTAAATTAAATAATATAACAGTAAAAAATAGTTCAAAAGGTGGAATAATAATAAATCGTTCTACTGTAGAAGCAGAAAATATAAAAACATCTAAAAATGCTTGGTATGGAATAAATGTAGATAAAAAAGATGCTAATACTACAAAATTCACATTAAGTGGAACAGGAACAAAATTAGAAGAACCAATACAGATATTTGCAGAAAAGGTTGAAACAACTAATGATGAATTAGTAGATTGGAAAGACAACGCTGTTCATAAATATTTAGAAATAGCTAAAAAAGAAAAAGAAGAAGTATATTATGAAAAAGGATATATATACTCAAATAGAGTAAAAGAAGAATTTAAAGAAGGTGCTGTAGTTAAATCAGCAACTAAAGAAGTACAGGTAATAGGTAAATACTATAAAGATGTAAAAAAAGCTATAACTGATTCTACAAAGGAATCAACTGTAGAAATATATGGAGGGTATACTATTCCAGCAGGTGAAACAGTAGAGGTTAAAGGATCTGTTACTGGAACTATAAAAGGAACAGATAGTACTTCTAAATTAATAATAGGTAAAGATGGATCATATGGAAACCTTGCAGAAGGTGTATATATATGGAATAATTCTAGTTGGACAAAAATAAATGATGGTATAACAAAAGGTGATGAACTAGTTAATGATGGTGGAAAACTATCAACATCATTCATCTGGAGTTCATCAGAAAATATAGGAATAAATTTAGTAGAAAATGATGAAAAAACAAATGGTTTAAGTTATTACAAAGATGGTGCATATTTAAGACTACAGGTTAAAAAAGGTGATACTGTGGTACCATTTAATGCAGTATTTATAACAGCAGATAATCATACAGAACAGTCAAAATGTGGTGTAGCATTAAAAACTACAACAATAAAAGGGACTAAAGTTGGAACTCCTAAATATAATGACTTAGATGGTTCTAACAGAGAAATAGCAGATTGGAAAGGAGAAGAAAAAAATGGAAAAACTCCTGGAACAAAGCTTGATGATAGAGTAAAAGAAAAATATATATTCTATGGAGTAAGACAGGATAGCGCAAAAGGAACAAGAACTGTAGGATTTGCAGCTGGAGATGTAAGAGAAATAGAATTAGTATTAAATCCATTATCAAATTTAGATAATGGAACATATACAGTTACTATACAGTTAATGCAGCAGAATGATTCAGAAGCAGATAAAGTAATAGGAAATCCTATAACTTATAGCTTTACAAAAAAATAA
- a CDS encoding cell wall-binding repeat-containing protein: protein MNKKKLSVVMAGAMLATSVAPVLAAETTAKEYTVSQKKLLANEVKTLMETEMVSSNRALIADVIADGVAIPATDDAKFVSLDLAKEIFNAKADKISVYGVAKVGTNGVEDPAEYKVDAAVTLINGLNPGESIKVYKRTAEKFGGEIIVGSPITVTDSTVAKYTTAELVNVSAVATAFENEAKLKGKQTSNALSKLVKSIAVNNDKDGVIITLNALDENNTEKTIALKNGDEKLDFQLAYDKDGNLIDTTDVSQIQKFDHFGKKVTAYNKSKKVNDKTLSATYKVVADKNEDETLNASDLYDGFALTARGTEILADLKNAADKAEEEIESPTNALVQLAKTTGTVDANGYYKFTVTYKKVTGDKQSEVYKTITVRSTNENELKSLHKLLQKGTFNVGIVAGANRYETAVNVSKAAGTVLADAADTNKTNNIVLVNGEALVDGLAAAPYAATVNGTGKQAAPILLSQVDSLPAATKDYLKELSSEIAAKNLNKVTVTLIGGYAVLSDEVVSELEDMGFSVKRIGGDNREETSVKVAEKMPASTTTFVVGGNGEADAMSISAVAADKKAPIIVSKTNTISSDALSYLEDEASTDTVRIIGGESVFSKESEEKVNKALAKTNAAYRISGKNRQATNAAVIKEYYSASSTDAEGIVLVKDGVAKKSELVDALSAANYAVKIKAPIVLGTSGITDEQKNNLLNIDMATAVPATKGIVAQVGEGANRTLLETIAGLFNISNK from the coding sequence ATGAATAAGAAAAAATTATCAGTAGTAATGGCTGGAGCAATGCTAGCAACTTCAGTAGCACCAGTATTAGCAGCAGAAACAACTGCAAAAGAATATACAGTAAGTCAGAAAAAATTATTAGCAAACGAAGTTAAAACATTAATGGAAACAGAAATGGTTTCTTCAAATAGAGCTTTAATAGCTGATGTAATAGCTGATGGTGTTGCTATACCTGCAACTGATGATGCTAAATTTGTATCTTTAGATTTAGCTAAAGAAATATTCAACGCAAAAGCTGATAAAATATCAGTTTATGGAGTTGCAAAAGTTGGAACTAATGGTGTTGAAGATCCTGCAGAATATAAAGTTGATGCTGCAGTTACTTTAATAAATGGTTTAAATCCAGGTGAATCTATAAAAGTTTATAAAAGAACTGCTGAAAAATTCGGTGGAGAAATAATAGTAGGTTCTCCTATAACTGTAACAGATTCAACAGTTGCCAAATATACAACAGCAGAATTAGTAAATGTTAGTGCTGTAGCTACAGCTTTCGAAAATGAAGCTAAATTAAAAGGAAAACAGACTAGTAATGCTTTAAGTAAATTAGTAAAAAGTATAGCTGTAAACAACGATAAAGATGGTGTTATTATAACTCTTAATGCTTTAGATGAAAATAATACAGAAAAAACTATAGCATTAAAAAATGGAGATGAAAAATTAGATTTCCAGTTAGCTTATGATAAAGATGGAAACTTAATAGATACAACAGATGTTTCTCAGATACAGAAATTCGATCATTTTGGTAAAAAAGTTACTGCATACAATAAATCTAAAAAAGTTAATGATAAAACATTAAGTGCTACTTACAAAGTAGTTGCTGATAAAAATGAAGATGAAACATTAAATGCATCAGATTTATATGATGGATTTGCATTAACAGCAAGAGGTACTGAAATATTAGCTGACCTTAAAAATGCAGCAGATAAAGCCGAAGAAGAAATAGAAAGTCCAACAAATGCTTTAGTTCAGTTAGCAAAAACTACAGGTACTGTTGATGCAAATGGATATTATAAATTTACAGTTACATACAAAAAAGTAACAGGAGATAAACAGTCAGAAGTTTACAAAACTATAACTGTTAGATCAACAAATGAAAATGAATTAAAATCTTTACATAAATTATTACAGAAAGGTACTTTCAATGTTGGTATAGTAGCTGGAGCAAATAGATATGAAACGGCTGTTAACGTATCAAAAGCAGCTGGAACAGTATTAGCAGATGCAGCAGATACAAATAAAACTAATAATATAGTATTAGTAAATGGTGAAGCACTAGTAGACGGATTAGCAGCAGCTCCATATGCAGCAACAGTTAATGGTACTGGTAAACAGGCAGCTCCAATATTATTATCACAGGTAGATTCATTACCAGCAGCAACAAAAGATTACTTAAAAGAATTATCTTCTGAAATAGCAGCTAAAAATTTAAATAAAGTAACTGTAACTTTAATAGGTGGTTATGCTGTATTATCAGATGAAGTAGTATCTGAATTAGAAGATATGGGATTCTCAGTAAAAAGAATAGGTGGAGATAATAGAGAAGAAACTTCTGTAAAAGTTGCTGAAAAAATGCCAGCTTCTACTACTACATTTGTTGTAGGTGGAAATGGTGAAGCCGATGCTATGTCAATATCAGCAGTAGCAGCTGATAAAAAAGCTCCAATAATAGTATCTAAAACAAATACAATATCTTCTGATGCATTATCTTACCTAGAAGATGAAGCTTCAACAGATACAGTAAGAATAATAGGTGGAGAAAGTGTATTCTCTAAAGAATCAGAAGAAAAAGTAAATAAAGCTCTTGCTAAAACAAATGCGGCTTACAGAATATCTGGTAAAAATAGACAGGCTACAAATGCGGCTGTTATAAAAGAATACTACTCAGCTTCTAGTACAGATGCTGAAGGTATAGTACTTGTAAAAGATGGTGTAGCTAAAAAATCTGAATTAGTAGATGCATTATCAGCAGCTAACTACGCTGTAAAAATAAAAGCTCCAATAGTACTTGGAACATCAGGTATAACAGATGAACAGAAAAATAACTTATTAAATATAGATATGGCTACAGCTGTACCAGCAACTAAGGGAATAGTAGCTCAGGTTGGTGAAGGTGCTAATAGAACATTATTAGAAACAATAGCTGGATTATTCAACATATCAAACAAATAA
- a CDS encoding cell wall-binding repeat-containing protein, with amino-acid sequence MNKKKLSVVMAGAMLATSVVPVLAADSVQKYEIGVDQLGVLRAGLNNFLETKKFVSTDKNNTLAGKSIYSISSSNTTAIASETKDVSSINLASLKAGDKIYILDDGHREVDGKFYSTSDGNVTTTGEVFDETKLKDTTTINKLKAYTFVKDAAYDEDAKELVVTLKSADVNTGANIVLTYKVGDAVVDFDNVLTKDGVKYAASAVKASPSTNEVAISDVVSFAPKAGTVEAGQDIPNKKIAEIKIVANAENNLLVSDLYDGLMLTDKGQEILDALKEKSSAKSGIFAADGTTEITLAAANSVVKDPTTGITTFKINFNDSYGNKHEYTVRGTNEAQAKKLAGWLATQNPTVDVVAGDNRYETAVSISKKAFGKDFKLTGNANAKDVVIVNGTALVDGLAAAPYAKTLGNSTPILLSENDSLPKATKDYLKKLTEDLASSSMKNVTVHLVGGTSVLSKNVSDELKEMGFSVERVGGSNREETSMEVARKVNPNLTKAFVVGANGEADAMSIAGVASTTATKAPIIVAKAGGLSEDTIYDLKGAAITIIGGTNQITNEEFKALDEMNGNALVERVSGKDRKATNAAIIKKYYGTTEMDTKAIIVAKDGIANKTQLVDALAASTIAGSQGSPIVLATDKLSNEQINEIELSTSSQATAIYQVGKGVERSVVEVLASKLGLK; translated from the coding sequence ATGAATAAGAAAAAATTATCAGTGGTAATGGCAGGGGCAATGCTAGCTACATCAGTAGTTCCAGTATTAGCAGCAGATTCTGTACAGAAATATGAAATAGGAGTAGATCAGTTAGGTGTATTAAGAGCAGGTTTAAACAACTTTTTAGAAACAAAAAAATTTGTTTCAACTGATAAGAATAACACATTAGCAGGAAAATCTATATATTCTATATCATCATCAAACACTACAGCAATAGCTAGTGAAACTAAAGATGTTTCAAGTATAAATTTAGCTAGCTTAAAAGCTGGAGATAAAATATATATATTAGATGATGGACACAGAGAAGTTGATGGTAAATTCTACTCTACATCAGATGGAAATGTAACTACTACAGGAGAAGTATTTGACGAAACAAAATTAAAAGATACAACTACTATAAATAAATTAAAAGCTTATACTTTTGTAAAAGATGCTGCTTATGATGAAGACGCAAAAGAATTAGTTGTAACATTAAAATCAGCAGATGTAAACACAGGAGCAAACATAGTATTAACTTATAAAGTTGGAGATGCAGTTGTTGATTTTGATAACGTATTAACTAAAGATGGTGTTAAATATGCAGCATCAGCTGTAAAAGCATCTCCTAGCACTAATGAAGTTGCTATATCTGATGTTGTGAGTTTTGCTCCTAAAGCAGGAACAGTAGAAGCAGGTCAGGATATACCAAATAAAAAAATAGCTGAAATAAAAATAGTAGCAAATGCAGAAAACAACTTATTAGTATCAGATTTATATGATGGATTAATGTTAACTGATAAAGGACAGGAAATATTAGATGCATTAAAAGAAAAATCTTCAGCTAAATCAGGAATATTTGCAGCAGATGGAACTACTGAAATAACTTTAGCAGCTGCAAACTCTGTTGTTAAAGATCCTACTACAGGTATAACTACATTTAAAATAAACTTCAATGACTCTTATGGTAATAAACACGAATATACAGTAAGAGGAACTAATGAAGCACAGGCTAAAAAACTTGCTGGATGGTTAGCTACTCAGAATCCAACTGTTGACGTTGTTGCAGGTGATAACAGATATGAAACAGCTGTTTCTATATCTAAAAAAGCTTTTGGAAAAGATTTTAAATTAACAGGAAATGCAAATGCTAAAGATGTTGTAATAGTAAATGGTACAGCATTAGTAGATGGATTAGCTGCGGCTCCATATGCTAAAACATTAGGAAATTCTACTCCTATACTATTATCAGAAAATGATTCATTACCAAAAGCAACAAAAGACTATCTAAAAAAATTAACTGAAGATTTAGCTTCTTCATCTATGAAAAATGTAACAGTTCATTTAGTAGGTGGAACTTCAGTTCTTTCAAAAAATGTTTCTGATGAATTAAAAGAAATGGGATTCTCTGTTGAAAGAGTTGGTGGATCTAATAGAGAAGAAACTTCTATGGAAGTTGCTAGAAAAGTAAACCCTAATTTAACAAAAGCTTTTGTAGTAGGAGCTAATGGTGAAGCAGATGCTATGTCTATAGCAGGTGTTGCTTCTACAACAGCAACTAAAGCTCCAATAATAGTAGCAAAAGCTGGTGGATTATCAGAAGATACTATATATGATTTAAAAGGTGCTGCTATAACAATAATAGGTGGAACTAATCAGATAACAAATGAAGAATTCAAAGCATTAGATGAAATGAATGGTAATGCTTTAGTAGAAAGAGTTTCTGGTAAAGATAGAAAAGCTACAAATGCAGCTATAATCAAAAAATACTACGGAACAACTGAAATGGATACTAAAGCTATAATAGTAGCTAAAGATGGTATAGCTAATAAAACTCAGTTAGTAGACGCTTTAGCAGCTTCAACAATAGCTGGATCTCAGGGCTCTCCTATAGTATTAGCAACAGATAAATTATCTAATGAACAGATAAATGAAATAGAATTATCTACTTCAAGCCAGGCAACAGCTATATATCAGGTTGGTAAAGGTGTAGAAAGAAGTGTAGTAGAAGTATTAGCATCTAAATTAGGATTAAAATAA
- a CDS encoding P-loop NTPase family protein, which translates to MIKENNIEYMRKSIVEYIKDYSSKKALLITGEWGIGKTYSIKKILIDNPPKEYISDYGRPIMLSLFGIDNIEILDKSLSMNNISLNYDLKTEEKLKFLSDGINKTFNTIKKLSNKKILKNFDFNIDLSSIASFIKYDKSIIILDDLERCNIDLKELFGFINNLVENKSCRVIVIANKEKIENKEYFENHKEKVFEIELEFKNNFDIVCSEIINNFSNGKNGIISFLNNRIDLIKQIFDINNSKNFRILEFAIHVYGKIFEIIDEISIKNISNNYSTEKLEEKKYYLKEDVLKYTIDAAIKIKTNYKYLYESNRESFIDEGGIQEYRYAIGQNNIYCDNKYYFVDKYIKTYLIDEYSIKEKLINMIKNHDSRMEFEKNRPGKLGLFEVLEDDELKKVLKVLEENLSKNTNIDIDIYGMIIADLDRLLEEGYPLDVNKYYTLFEENIKKIKNDIENGKFNKKRILINVGIELEDDKLKELYDSIVNLNKIIERRRVSIDSMLNKIDLSNEEIRYIELYKVYLSEHSSEEIVQKILKSSNMQVFNFICNLKKVFPVGDVQGNQAYAILNIKNVYEKDKEILEEIKYLLKKEIDKKDTNIKIINIRNLIKAIDAILEEYNKSI; encoded by the coding sequence ATGATAAAGGAAAATAATATTGAATATATGAGAAAAAGTATAGTCGAATATATTAAAGATTACTCTAGTAAAAAAGCATTGCTAATAACAGGAGAATGGGGAATTGGTAAAACATATTCAATTAAGAAAATCTTAATTGATAATCCCCCAAAAGAGTATATTTCAGATTATGGAAGACCAATAATGCTTTCATTGTTTGGAATAGATAATATAGAAATATTGGATAAATCTTTAAGTATGAATAATATATCATTAAATTACGATTTAAAAACAGAAGAAAAATTAAAATTTTTATCAGATGGAATTAATAAAACATTTAACACTATTAAAAAATTATCAAACAAAAAAATTTTAAAAAATTTTGATTTCAATATTGATTTAAGTAGTATAGCAAGTTTTATAAAATATGATAAATCGATTATTATTCTAGATGATTTAGAGAGATGTAATATAGATTTAAAGGAACTATTTGGTTTTATAAATAATCTAGTAGAGAATAAAAGTTGTAGGGTCATAGTAATAGCAAATAAAGAAAAAATTGAGAATAAAGAATATTTTGAAAATCATAAAGAAAAAGTATTTGAAATTGAATTGGAATTTAAAAATAATTTTGATATAGTATGTTCTGAGATTATAAATAATTTTTCTAATGGAAAAAATGGAATTATAAGTTTCTTAAATAATAGAATAGATCTTATAAAGCAAATATTTGATATTAATAATTCTAAAAACTTTAGAATTTTAGAATTTGCTATACATGTATATGGCAAAATCTTTGAAATAATAGACGAGATATCTATAAAAAATATTTCTAATAATTATTCTACTGAAAAACTAGAGGAAAAGAAATATTATTTAAAAGAGGATGTTTTAAAATATACAATTGATGCAGCTATAAAAATAAAAACAAATTATAAATATCTATATGAATCGAATAGAGAATCTTTTATAGATGAAGGTGGTATACAAGAATATAGATATGCAATAGGACAAAATAATATATATTGTGATAATAAATATTATTTTGTTGATAAATATATTAAAACTTATCTTATAGATGAATATAGTATAAAAGAAAAATTAATAAATATGATAAAAAATCACGATAGTAGAATGGAATTTGAAAAAAATAGACCAGGCAAATTAGGTTTATTTGAAGTATTAGAGGATGATGAATTAAAAAAAGTTCTAAAAGTACTGGAAGAAAATTTATCTAAAAATACTAATATAGATATTGATATTTATGGCATGATAATAGCTGATTTAGATAGATTACTAGAAGAAGGATATCCATTAGATGTAAACAAGTATTATACTCTATTTGAGGAAAATATAAAAAAGATTAAAAATGATATAGAGAATGGTAAATTTAATAAAAAAAGAATACTTATAAATGTAGGAATAGAATTGGAAGATGACAAATTAAAAGAATTATATGATTCTATAGTAAATTTAAATAAAATTATTGAGCGGAGAAGAGTGTCTATAGATTCTATGCTTAATAAGATTGATTTATCTAATGAAGAAATAAGATATATAGAATTGTATAAAGTTTATTTATCTGAGCACTCTTCTGAAGAGATTGTTCAAAAGATACTTAAATCAAGTAATATGCAGGTTTTTAACTTTATTTGCAATTTAAAAAAAGTATTTCCAGTTGGAGATGTTCAAGGTAATCAAGCATATGCAATTTTAAATATAAAAAATGTGTATGAAAAGGATAAAGAAATTTTAGAAGAGATAAAGTATTTATTAAAAAAAGAAATTGATAAGAAGGATACAAATATAAAAATTATAAACATAAGGAATTTGATAAAAGCTATTGATGCTATTCTAGAAGAATATAATAAAAGCATATAA